CAAAGGCTAGGCAACACATGTTCAAGGTGCTAAAGCTTGTTTTTGACATTTTCTCTCTAATAAAACGCGGCCACTGCACTGgcattttctttttaaattgagtCCGGCAACTGCTCAATCAATTATTCTTGAATACTTAACATATTTTAGTTACTGTCCTGCtaagttgtttttttttaaatggttTGAGCAGGTGCATCTCGGAGATACACCTCACAACTTGACTGAAAGTGACTTCGAGCACCTAGGTAACAAAACGGAGGGGTTTTCAGGTTCAGATATTGCTGTCTGTGTAAGTCATTAGCATAACTTATTCACTCTGTCGTTTTTTCTAATTTTGACTGCATGAATAGTAATAAGTTGTTGCCATTATCTTTCTAATTATTCAGGTTAAAGATGTACTTTTTGAACCTGTTCGGAAAACTCAGGATGCTATGTTCTTTATCAACACTAAAGATGATATGTGGGTACCATGTGGACCTAAACAACGAGGAGCTATCCAGACAACAATGCAAGATCTTGCAACAGAAGGCCTTGCAGCGAAGGTAGCATACATCTGCCttataatttccatttttatcaTCATAAGGTGGCTACATATGGAGTGATTATGTATTGCTTGCACACACTCTCTCACACACACTTACCCTCACAGGTAGACACACACAGGCACACACACAATGTCCAACATCTATTTTCCACCACCGTGTTGGTTCTGTCACACGTATATGTTTCATTTTGTGTAAAATCAGTGCACTGGTCATCTCTAAGTGGACCTCACAGGTGGATGGTAGAGAGCTGGTGGGTTCGAACTCATTATCATTCATATATTGCTTCAATCAAATACTAATTAATCATCTCTTGCAGATTCTTCCACCTCCAATAATGCGAACAGATTTTGATAAAGTACTGGCAAGACAGAGGCCGACTGTCAGCAAATCTGATCTAGATGTACATGAGAGATTTACAAGGGAGTTTGGAGAGGAAGGCTAATATGTAAATCAAAATCTGAAGCCAAAGTTCCaagttggtttttatgggaaaggGATTTGAATTGTGTATTTTGATTATCATTGTTGGATTTGGATGAAAATATACCCATCTATGTTCTGTAGCTTCTTCTAAAGAGGTAGCATAAATTTCTTCCTCTTTGTTCAGAGGAATAACAGTTGTAAGATGattttttacttttttctttCTGAAGTTGGGTTTTCAATCAGGAAAGCAAAATGTTTAGACTACTGAAACCTGTGTCATCGCGTGCAGGCAAAATTGTGTCATACTggtaattcatttttttttctccaaaactcaaggttttgttatttagaACATGGTTGTGATATATGAGGTGCATTTGGGGAAATAGAGCACAATTGAGCCAAATGCCATGCTCAGTATCCAAGTATATGCAATGGAACACGATCATATTATAAGCCGGCTactaacttacacttgcaaactgCTGAATCCAGCAGATATAAAATCAGATTATCAAATGATACCAATAACTTATACTTAAAATAGTTAGAGAATCGAAGACGGCATTCGGGCATCAACTTATTCGGCACAGTTTGAAACATTCAAGACCTCCAATACTATAAACGAGCATCAGCCAAAACTCAACACCGCAATTCTTCTCGGGATCGTAACCAAGCCAACACAGTCAGCTTGTGCAAAAGATGAAGTTACTGATAGTTCTTACACTTTTCTGTTTCCTGGGAAATGCTTTTTCAAATGATGCTATCCCCACAACTAAGGTATGCAACTAAGTCTATGCTACGCTGCAACATCCATTATATCTACCCGAGTCACTTTCATTTGGATTTGAAGTCATTGGTTTTCTGAAAAATATTGTATTCTGTTTTTGCAGCACTACATAGTCTACATGGGGGATCACTCTCAAATGAACTCGCAGTCCGTAATCTCATCAAGACATGATATGCTTGCATCCGTTACTGGCAGGTACAATACTTCATTAactgaaaataaaattcaacctGAACTGAAGTAATTTGAACTTTGAATTGTTCGTCAACAACTCCCTACACAGAAGTGCTAATTTTGTTGCTCTAATTACTGTACTGTAGTGTTCATCTAGCTAAAGAAGCAGTGGTTCACCATTACAGTAAAAGCTTCAGAGGTTTCTCAGCAATGCTAACTGAAGAACAAGCTCAGCAACTTTCTAGTGAGCTTGATACGTTTTCTGTCAATATCATAACATAGTCGATAATTATCAATTCATACTAATTGAGCTAATTGTTTTTTTGCAGCGAAAGAATCAGTTATTTCTGTTTTTGAGAGTAAGACAAATCGTCTCCATACTACTCATTCTTGGGAATTCCTAGGAGTTGAAGGTAGTAGCCAACACAATAAACCGACAACTGGGTATGAATATGATGTGATTGTTGGCGTTATTGACTCAGGTATAACATTTCAAACTCATTAGGCTTAAATGTAAACAGAAATGTAACTTGACCAGCACTTGGAAGTTAGAACTGGTACATAGATTTTCATTTGGCTTTGGAATTTGAATTCTGCAGGAGTTTGGCCTGAGTCAGAGAGCTTTAACGATGAAGGACTAGGGCCTGTTCCTAAGAGATTCAAGGGAGAATGTATTGTTGCCGATCATTTTACCCATAAAAACTGCAACAGGTAAATTCAGTTAACATACATGCGAATTATGGCCTACTTTTGTGTATGTTCTATGTTTACTGACTTGAAGGAACCGGATTTCGCAGGAAAATTATCGGTGCTCGATTCTACTCAAAAGGGTATGAAGCAGAAAACGGACCACTAGAATCATTCAACGCAACTTTCTTCCGCTCTCCTCGTGATAGCGATGGTCATGGAACTCACACTGCATCAACAGTTGCTGGATCAGTAGTCAATAATGTGAGCTTATTTGGCATGGCTAGTGGGACTGCAAGAGGTGGTATGCCTAGTGCAAGACTTGCTATTTACAAAGCATGTTGGTTCGGCTTCTGCAGTGATGCTGACCTTCTTTTGGCTTTTGATGATGCCATTCATGACGGAGTCGATatcatttctctttctcttggTCCTGATTTTCCACAACCCAGCTTCTTTACAGATGTGAACTCCATTGGTTCTTTCCATGCACTCCAGAAAGGAATTCTTGTTTCTGCTTCAGCTGGAAATGCAGGACTTCCTAGTACTGCAACTAATGTTGCTCCGTGGATTCTCACAGTCGCTGCGAGTTCCATTGACCGGGATTTGTTCTCAAATGTTTATCTTGGAAATTCAAAGATATTGCAGGGGACTTCACTTAACCCGCTGAAAATGGATAAATATTACGGCATTATATCAGCAACTTCTGCAGCTGCAACTGGCGTACCACCGGAAAACGCTAGGTAATACTTGTTACTTGTCATTTGTACTGTATATTTTCTTATTCCGTCTACGGGTTTTAGCATTTTTTGGTTTGTTTCTTAAGCTTCTGCACCAAAAACACTCTTGATCATGAATTGATTAAGGGAAAGATAGTGGTATGCACAATTGAAACGGCCACCGATAACAGGAGAGAAAAAGGCATTGCTGTAAGAGATGGAGGTGGTGTTGGGATGATTCTTATTGATCCACTTCTAATAGATGTCGGCTTTCAGTTTGTAATTCCTGCAGCTCTTTTTGGTCAGAATGAAGCTCTAGTTCTTCAAGAATATTTATCCACAGAGAAGTGAGTTTTCTGACTCTTTAAGTCATTACTGTTGATGTTACTACATGAGCAAGAACAACATTGATATTGGGTCCAAATTTTTCTTTAACAGGTATCCAACTGGAAAAATTATCCCGACGACGACTGTGTTTAAAACTAGTCCTGCCCCAGCAATGGCCGTGTTTTCTTCAATGGGGCTTAATGTGATCACTCCTGACATTCTCAAAGTAAGTTTTCAATTATATCCTGAATGACTCATTTCTGTTGCAGCCTGATATTACAGTTGAGATCTTGCTATGAATTGTTTAACATTGGAGATCTTTATTGTAGCCTGATATTACAGCACCTGGTGTGAACATATTGGCAGCATGGTCTCCTGTAGCAACTGACGGAGCTGGCGGTCGATCCGTTGACTACAACATCATTTCAGGTACCTCCATGTCTTGCCCACACATTTCTGCAGTTGCTGCTGTTATAAAAAGTTGCCACCCTTCTTGGAGTCCTGCTGCTATAAAATCTGCGATTATGACAACCGGTAAGTTTCCTCTCCGAGTGATTTTCCTCTTCGCAGCATCTTGAATTTTCTTTTTCAGCTTATAATTTTGAAACAAATTCTATATGCAGCATCTGTGATGAATAGTACTTTAAAACCAATATTAAGAGATCCAATTGGTTCCCCAACAACGCCATTCGACTTCGGGTGCGGGCACGTCAATCCTGTTGCTGCACTGGATCCTGGACTGATCTATGACTATGGTTCCAACGACATACTCAATTTCCTATGTGGTGCTGGTGCCACTCCTGCAGAAATCCGAAACTTCACTGGAGCACCATTCCATTGCAATCCAATTCCTTCGTATGATCTCAATTATCCATCAATTGGTGTATCTAATATGAATGGAAGTGTATCGGTTCTCCGAACAGTTACGTACTATGGTTACGGCCCAACAGTTTTTAAACCCTTTGTGGAGAGTCCGTCCGGCGTGAAAGTCACAGTGACACCACATAAACTCAAGTTCAAAGAAACTGGTGAAAAAATGTCATTCAGGGTTCGTTTCATGCCTTACAAGAGCAGTAACGGAAGTTTCGTTTTCGGATCCATTACTTGGAGCGATGGCATATACCATGTTAGAAGTCCCATCGGACTTAATGTGATTTCAGTTTAGTTACGCAGTAGTCTTTACTTCAACTTCTTTTCAAATGTACTTCAATCTTGTTATCAATGTGAGTGAATTGTGAAACCATAAATGTCAATTTGTTCCGTTTAAGATAAGAAAAATCGTCTTTGCATATTTGGATAGCAAATGGGTTTCTGGATCTCTTTGGTTCGTTCTTCAACTACATAGAACGAAAGTATAACATGGATGTTTCTTATCCAATGAATAATTCCTGTTAAATGTTTCAAAGGAGAAAGTATGACATAGATTAAAGGTATGTTTCCAATGTTATTCCATGAAGATCAAGCTTTTTCACATACATTGACTTAAAAGTTGTAGCATAAAATTAATACTGACACCAGACAAACTAAAACTTATTATGACATGAGTAGTAGAAACAATTAATCTGGAATCCATTAATGATGAAAATGTATTTTTACATAAACCCCACCCACACACACAGAAGATACAGTTCTTTTATTACAGGTTGATTACACAGCCAATAGGAACTCTCAAAGAGAACCGATACAAGAGAGACATGTGTAAAGTAATGACAGGCTGTAGCCAGGCTGGCAAGTGTAAGCTGAGTGTTAGAATTACTCTGTGCTATTAGCCCTCCTCAAGCTGATGTGGGCAGACAAAGGAAGCACTCTCAGCTTGCTGCGCAAGAGAGCAAATCTTGGACCATCCAAGCCTTTAGTAAAAATATCAGCAACCTAAGCAACTGTGGGGACATAAGAAACTTGGAAATCTTTGGACTGAACAAGTTCTCTCACAAAATTATAATCAATGGCCAAGTGCTTCATTCTTGAATGAAAAACAAGATTTGTAGAATAAGAAATAGTGCTTTGATTGTCACACAACAAAGTTGGAGAAGCTAGGAGCAGAATATGTAACTCCTGAAGTAGTTTGCAAAGCCATAAAACCTCAGCTGCAGAATTTGAAAGACTTCTAAACTCAGCTCAGTGGAAGATCTAGCAACTGAGTTTTTCTTTTTGCTTGACCAAGAAATTGGATTGGACCCTAAGAAAATGCATGATAGCCACCAGTACTTCTCCTAGTATCAGGATCtccagcccaatcagcatcactGAATCCATGAACTGCAGAAAGTCCTTTACTGAACAAAACACCATAATCCAATGTGCCTTTAATGTATCTGAGTATTCTCTTAGCTGCAATGAAGTGATCAGAAGTAGGATTTTGCATATGTTGACACACTTGATTCATAACAAAACTAATTTCTGGTCTAGTCCATGTTAAGTACTACAATACACCAACCAAAGATCTGTATGGACTAGGATCAGGGAGCAAAGAACCAGAAGAAGCAACAAGCTTGCCATGAGCAGGAAGAGGAGAATTACAGGGTTTAGCTCTTCCCATATCAATTTATCTAAAAGATCCAAAGCATATTTTGTTTGAGACATAAATATGCAGTTATCATTTCTCTTAATTTCCAAACCCAAAAAATAGTAAACAGGTCCTAAATTCTTGATAGGAAAATGTTGTTGGAGTTGAAGAATAAGGTCATTGGAGTAGACTTGAGAACTTTCAGTTATaagaatatcatccacataaatcAAAACTAAGGGAAGTCGTGAATTGCAGTTTTGAATGAAAAGAGATGAATCAGCAGTAGAAGCAAGAAAGCCAAATGATAATAGCACATTAAGAAGCTTCTCATACCAAGATCTAGGAGCTTGCTTGAGTCCATAGAGAGCTTTATGAAGTTTGCACACATAATTTGGATGAAGATGATCAATAAAACCTGGAGGTTGTGTCATGTATACATCCTCTGTAAGATCCCCATGGAGAAAAGCGTTACTGGCATCAAGTTGAGTGACTGACCAGTTGAAATTAATAGCTAAAGATAGAATCACTCTAATGGTTGTTATAGGACTAAAGGTTTCAGTGTAGTCTAGACCCTCTTGCTGATGATATCCCTTAGCAACTAGTCTAGCTTTAAACTTATCAATAGTGCCATTTGGGTTATGTTTGATCCTAAACATCCACTTGCAACCAACTACATGTTGAGAAGGATGGGGAGGAACAATAGAAAATGTACATGCATCTTGTTGTGCTTGATGCTCTTCATGCAATGCAACTTTCCATTTTGGATGTTTAATGGCTTGACTGTAACAAGTTGTTAGAGAGGGAGACTGTTTTGCCTGTAATGATGCAGAGAGAGAATGCATTGTAGAATAAATTTTAGGCTTGAAAATACCTGATTTCCCTCTAGTAATCATTTTGTGATCATTTGCAACATTAGAAGTAGATGGCAAACTTGATGGATACTTATCAGCAGAAGTACATGTATCTGTAATAAGAACTGAAGAAGCGCAGTTATCTGGTGAAGGCAGTGTAACAGACTGAGTTGGAGAAGAACATTCATCAGCAGTGAGCATAGCATGCTGAGCTATAGTAATACAGTCATTTGAAGTGAGCAGAGTAGCAGGTTGTGCTGTTGAAGTAGATCAAGGCTGATCTGTTAAAGGTACTATAGGAGAAGTGCCAACATCAGACAAAGACGCTAATATATGTGTGACTTTGAGTGGAAACACTGACTCATTAAATGTCACATGTCTGGAAGTGTAAACTTTACCAGTAGCAAGATCCAAACATCTATAACCTTTTTGGTGCAGAATATAACCAATGAAtatacaagaagtacttcttggaGCAAACTTGTAAGTTGCATAAGATTTAATCCAAGGGAAACAGAGACACCCAAAAGATCTAAGATAAGTATAATCTGGAGATCTgtgaaacaaaacttcaaaaggaGATTTGTTCTCTAAATATCTTGTGGGAAGTCTGTTGATTGTATAATTGGCAGTTGTAAATGCTTCTACCCAAAAAGAATCAGAAATGCCTGACTGTATAAGAAAAGTTCTTCCAATGTCAACTAGGTGTCTGTGCTTGGATTCTGCTACACCATTTTGCTCAGGTGTATGGGGACAAGTGACTTCATGATTAATACCACTAAAGTATAAGAATTTAgctaattcattgttaacaaatTCACCACCTCCATCGGTTCTTATTGTCCAAATAGTGTGGTTCAAAGAATTCTCAATTTGAGCTATGAAgttaaaaaata
This portion of the Papaver somniferum cultivar HN1 chromosome 11, ASM357369v1, whole genome shotgun sequence genome encodes:
- the LOC113323940 gene encoding subtilisin-like protease SBT1.7, which encodes MKLLIVLTLFCFLGNAFSNDAIPTTKHYIVYMGDHSQMNSQSVISSRHDMLASVTGSVHLAKEAVVHHYSKSFRGFSAMLTEEQAQQLSTKESVISVFESKTNRLHTTHSWEFLGVEGSSQHNKPTTGYEYDVIVGVIDSGVWPESESFNDEGLGPVPKRFKGECIVADHFTHKNCNRKIIGARFYSKGYEAENGPLESFNATFFRSPRDSDGHGTHTASTVAGSVVNNVSLFGMASGTARGGMPSARLAIYKACWFGFCSDADLLLAFDDAIHDGVDIISLSLGPDFPQPSFFTDVNSIGSFHALQKGILVSASAGNAGLPSTATNVAPWILTVAASSIDRDLFSNVYLGNSKILQGTSLNPLKMDKYYGIISATSAAATGVPPENASFCTKNTLDHELIKGKIVVCTIETATDNRREKGIAVRDGGGVGMILIDPLLIDVGFQFVIPAALFGQNEALVLQEYLSTEKYPTGKIIPTTTVFKTSPAPAMAVFSSMGLNVITPDILKPDITAPGVNILAAWSPVATDGAGGRSVDYNIISGTSMSCPHISAVAAVIKSCHPSWSPAAIKSAIMTTASVMNSTLKPILRDPIGSPTTPFDFGCGHVNPVAALDPGLIYDYGSNDILNFLCGAGATPAEIRNFTGAPFHCNPIPSYDLNYPSIGVSNMNGSVSVLRTVTYYGYGPTVFKPFVESPSGVKVTVTPHKLKFKETGEKMSFRVRFMPYKSSNGSFVFGSITWSDGIYHVRSPIGLNVISV